CTGCTAAAGAAAAGCTAGATTTTCTTTAAGCATAAGAGTTTTCCTTTAAGCATAAGAGATAATGTTTAAAGGATAAGAGATTTCCTTTAAGCATAAGAGATAAAGTCAAAGGGAAATGAGATTTCCTTTAAAGGATAAGAGATATTGTTTAAAGGAAATGAGATATCCTTTAAGCATAAGAGATAATGTTTAAAGGAAATGAGATATCCTTTAAAGGATAAGAGATATCGTTAAAGGAAAATGAGATTTCCTTTAAGCAAAATGAGATTTCCTTTAAGCAAAATGGATTATTGTCCCGACCTTAAGGCGTTCCCATACCAGCTTCCCCGTTCGGCTGAAGCGATAACCTTCTGCGAAAGCTGGCAAAACCATCGATAGCCCCCACCCTATTCGTTACAGAGCTGGCATACGCAATTTTTTGTTGTTCATGGATAGGTTGCCTCAAGGCACCCCCTTTTTTAAGTTCGTTTGATTTTTGTAGCTCTTGTTGAATAACGGCAGGGGATTATCGCTACATTGCTTTCCTATTTATAATCGTAGGCCTTTAGTAAGCATTGTAGTAAAAAACACTTCGCTTACGCCCTGTACGGGGTGGTAGGGTTGCGGTTAAATAGTAGATGCACCCCATTTTGCGGAAAAGGTATACATACCACTACAAAATTGGGTGGATATGTGCACCTTTTGGAGGATGAAGGTGCATGTATAACGAGTTAGGCAACATGTAAGCAGACCATCGAAACATTAAAGGATATGAAAAAAATAGGAGAACTAAATTTAGGTTTCATTGATGCAGAGAACTATCAAGGGAAATCAAACAAGGACTTGTTCAATAGAATATTTGTAAAGAATAAGTATCTAGATAGATTGTTTCTACATTACAATTACTTTCTGATTGGAGAGAAAGGCACAGGCAAGACTGCATATTCAGTATTTCTTTCTAACAACGTTTATAAAGACACTATTTCGGAAACTAAGTTCATTAGAGAAACTGATTATCAGAAATTTGTAACACTTAAAAAGGAAAAGCACCTTCAACTTTCTGACTATACAAGTATATGGAAAGTAATATTATTATTGCTTCTTTCAAAAAGTCTCAAAAAAGAGGAACTTGACCACAGTCCTTTTAGTAAAGGTGACATAATGAAATCAATATTATCAGCTATTGATGAGTACTACATGAATGCCTTTTCTCCTGAGATAATTTACGCACTAGATTTTATTGAGAATAATAAAATTGCTGCGGAATTAATCTCAAAATATTTGAAAGTTGGAGCTGAACAATCGCAAAATACAGCATTTCATGAATCAAGGTTTCAAGTAAATCTTCTCTATATTCAAAAAAAATTTGAGGATGCGTTATCGAATTTAAAATTAAAGTCAAATCATTTTCTTTTTATTGATGGCATTGACGTTAGACCTGGTGAAATAGCTTATCATGATTATCTAGAATGTGTAAAAGGGCTTGCAAATGCTGTTTGGGCATTAAACGCAGATTTTTTTTCAAAAATAAAAGACTCAAAGGGTAGATTTAAAGTAATTCTTTTATTACGTCCAGATATATTTAACTCATTAAGTTTACAGAATGCAACTAATAAATTGCAAGACAATTCGGTTTTTCTTGATTGGAGAACTACTTATCCTGAATATAGAGAATCTGAGTTGTTTAAACTTGCTGACAGAATGTTACGCTCCCAACAAACTGAAAATGTAGACGAAGGTAGAACTTGGGATTATTATGTTCCTTGGAAAAGTAAATCAAACCATCCTGATAGAGAATTTAATCCTTCCTTTTATAAATTTTTACAATTATCCTATTCTAGGCCTCGTGATATTGTAAGGATGTTAAAAATTTTACAAAGTATCTTTATTTCTAAGAATCACAATGAAAACTGGACTTTTCAAGAGTCTGACTTTGATAGTCATGATTTTCAAAATCAATATTCAGAATATCTTATGGCTGGGATAAGAGACCAGTTATCATTTTATTATACAAACGAGGATTATGAATTGTTTTTAAAGTTCTTTCAATTTCTTGATGGAAAGATTGAATTCAAATATGACGAATATGTTTTAGCATATCGTCAATTCGAAGAATACTTACTAGCAAATTGTAAAAACAGCATTCCTGAATTTGTTGAATCAGTTGATGGTTTTCTACAGTTTTTATATGAAACAAACATAATTTGCTATGTAGAAGATTATGAAACAGAACCTCTTTTTAGATTTTGTTATAGAGAAAGAAGTATAGCCAACATTTCACCAAAAGTAAAAACAAATGAAAGATATATAATTCACTATGGCTTAGCAAAAGAGTTAAATGTAGGAAAAGGAAAAAGAAAATAACACGTTGCTTAACACATGGTATAGTGCATGTGGGTTTCAGAAGTTTACGAGCGTTTGTCGCTCGTAAAAAAAGTAGGTGTAAACTGATATGAAATTGCTTCGTAATCCCTCAGTTCAGCGTAGTTTAATCAAAGCACGAGGCTCGGCGGAATTTGCAATTCCGTCGAACTTAAGTAGCGGTTTGTAACCGCCATTAAACGATTATTGCAATTCAACTAGCATGACAACAGGCTACCAAATAAAGGAACAAGATGCGCTTTACTACCTAACGCTACAGGTGGTAGACTGGGTAGATGTGTTTACTCGCCAATGCTACCGCGATATTGTGGTAGATAGCCTGAACTATTGCCAGCTAAACAAGAACCTGCAAGTATTTGCCTTCGTTATCATGTCGAACCACGTGCATTTAAATGCTAACAGCGGTACAAGCGAGTTAAGCGCAACGCTTCGCGATTTTAAGAAGTTTACGAGCAAGGCTATCCTACAGCAAGTAACCGAAGGTATAGAAAGCCGTCGCGAATGGATGCTCAACCGCTTCGAGTTTGCCGCCAGCCGTCACGGTAGAAATGATCATTATCAGCTATGAACACACGAAAACCATGCAGTACACCTTTACTCGGCAGATTTTATTCGCGAGAAGCTAGCGTACTTACATGATAATCCGGTACGTGCGGGTTTAGTTACAAAGCCAGAAGATTACCTATATTCAAGCGCTCGAAGCTACGCAGGTTTGGACGGTGTTTTGGATGTAGTACAAATAGACTTACCGTGGATAACTTATTAATCGCGGTCTATAGACCGCTACTTAGCAAAGTCGAAGTTAAAAACTTCGCCTAGCCTTGAGCGCTGAATTGGACTACGGCTATCGGGGGAAATGTTTGGATGATAGATGACATAAAATTATGAAAATACAAGCCTCGTTCGACGAAGGCTCCAGTCTTCGTTAGTTCTATCATTGCAGGCTATAGCATGCAGAATAGATTCGGATGAGGCAATAGCCTCAGCCGAACAAGGATATATTAGGTAGCTTCATTGCATATATAAACTAGTTAGCGTTCAGTGTAATAATGACAAACAAGGTTCTCTATGAAAAGAAGAAAAGTTGTATATGGAATCGTTATTGTATTGATAACATTGCTTATAACAGGCTTTGTTTTTAGAAATAGACTACTTTCCTCACTAATAATTGGGGAATTACTACCGAGAGAACCCAGAAATCAAATAGAGACTGTTACCGATATTGGTTGGTGGGCTTTTCAAGATGAGTTGAAAATTGACAACTTTACAGTGAAAATCGTCGAAAGCAAACTTAATTTATTCAACAACTATTCTTTGATAAGTTATACAGTAAAAGGAGAGTTAAAAGGAAACAATAATTGGAAACCTTATATAAGTAATATACATATTAGCCAGAGATTTATAAGAAAATATAATAGAGAACTTCATCCATATCTGGATAAGGATACATCAAAAATACCAGAAGCGCTTATTGAAATTACTCCTATTGTTAGGACAAAA
This window of the uncultured Acetobacteroides sp. genome carries:
- a CDS encoding transposase; the encoded protein is MTTGYQIKEQDALYYLTLQVVDWVDVFTRQCYRDIVVDSLNYCQLNKNLQVFAFVIMSNHVHLNANSGTSELSATLRDFKKFTSKAILQQVTEGIESRREWMLNRFEFAASRHGRNDHYQL